From the genome of Polynucleobacter sp. AM-7D1:
CTAGAAGAGTCCCAAGGACTTGCAAGGCTGATTGAAGAGTTTGGTTTTACGCATGAGCAAGCTGCAAAAGCGGTGGGAAAATCACGCAGCGCTGTAACCAACTTGTTGCGCTTAAACCAGCTGGCAAAACCAGTGCAAGCCATGCTTTTGGCGGGCGACATTGATATGGGTCATGCTCGTGCACTTTTGCCTTTGCCAGGAGCAAGTCAGGTAGCTTTGGCGCAAAGAATTGCGGCTCAAGGCCTTTCTGTTCGTGAGGCCGAAAGAATGTCTACCGCCTTGGCGCTGGCCGGCGGCCAAATCGGGGATAAAAAAGCCAAAACGAAGGCTGAGGGGGGTAAGCCAACCCATGACCCAGATATGCGTCGTTTAACACAAGAAATCGCCGATTTAATAGGTTTAAATGCTGAATTCAAGTTTAAAGGCAAGGGTGGCGAGCTTAGAATCCGCTTTAGCCAATTCGACGAGCTAGATTCTTTGTTAAAAAAACTGGGTGTTGAGGCCTAAAAAGTCTTCAAAAATAGCCCTAAAACATTTGACCTATTGCACTGCACACATTAAACTCACGGGGCTAAATTGATTCCTCAAAAAAATCGATTTTCCGAGGTAAATGACTGGGATGAGCCCGAAGAAGAGATATACCGGGTTTTAAGTAAAGAGGAAATGGCGGCCTTGCAAGCTAGCAATGCCGTTAAACACCCCCCGCTGTCGCCTTGGAGGATTTTGGCCGCACAAGTACTGGTTACCGTGCTTAGTATGGCGATTTGGTCATTTTTTGGGGAGCCGATTGGGGTTAGCCTTTATACTCAGTCGGCCTTTTTAGGTGGTTTAATTAGCGTATTGCCCTCTGCCCTTTTCCTAGTTCGGCTGGAGTTGGCGAAGAAAACGCAGATATTGAATCCAGGGAATTATTTGGCGGCATTGGTTTCTGGCGAATTTATCAAAATCGTCGTTACCTTAATGCTGTTTTTAGGGGTCGCTTATCTGATCCCGGGCGTGTTGTGGGTCCCATTATTGGTGACTTATGTGCTAGCCCTTAAGTGTGTTTGGCTAGCGTGGTTGTGGCGCTAAAAGTAATAAATGTGATTGAACCAAAGGACTTTTAAGAGATGTCTAGCGAAGTAAACCAAGCCCACGCGGCTGCTGAGCAAATGACGCCAACGGCGTACATTTCAGAGCATTTACAAAACCTCAACAATACAGGTGGACCACAGACGTCCATCATTGATTTCAGCATTATCAATTTAGATACGATTTTTTGGGCATCAGCCATGGGCTTGCTCGCCGTATTTATCTTATTGATTGCAGCACGTCGTGCAACACCTGGTGTGCCTGGCCGTTTCCAGTGTTTTGTTGAAATGATTGTAGAGATGGCAGAGACACAATCAAAAAGCATTGTTCATGGCGACCGCTCTTATATTGCCCCGCTTGCACTATTTGTATTCTTTTGGATCATCCTACTTAACACCTTAGACTTAGTGCCGGTAGATTGGGTTTTAGGCGTTAACCATTTTATTGAAAGCTTTGGGGTGCATGTACCTCACCATAAAGTGGTTCCTACTACTGACCTCAATGCAACGATGGGTATGTCCATGTCCGTCTTGTTATTGGTTTTCTTTTATAGCTTCAAAGTCAAAGGTTTCGGCGGCTTCTTACATGAACTCATTTCCGCCCCGTTTGGTGCGAAGTGGTACTTGGCCCCATTCAACCTCGCTTTGAATATCATCGAATATCTTGCTAAAGGTGTTTCATTGGGAATGCGACTATTCGGCAATATGTACGCCGGAGAGCTGGTTTTCTTGCTGATCGCATTGCTGGGTAGCGTGTGGACATTTAGTTTAGATTTATCCCTGTTCGGATTGGTGGGCCATGTTATTGCAGGATCGGCTTGGGCCATCTTCCACATTTTGGTTATTTTGTTGCAAGCCTTTATTTTCATGATGCTGACCTTGGTCTACATCGGGCAAGCGCATAGCCACCACTAAGATTTTTATTTTTAACTTATCTCTTTAACTTCAGGAGTCAGCAACATGCAACAATTTCTCGCAAACATTCAAGGTTTTACAGCAATCGCTATCGGCATCATCATCGGCCTCGGCGCGATCGGTGCTTGTTTAGGTATTGCATTGATGGGCGGTAAGTACATCGAAGCTTGTGCACGTCAACCAGAATTGATGGAGCCACTCCAAACTAAGATGTTCCTTTTGGCTGGTTTGATCGACGCTGCGTTCTTGATCGGCGTTGGTGTTGCAATGTTGTTTGCATTCGCAAACCCACTGCTCGCAGTTATTAAGTAATTGTTTTGGCGTGGGTGACCATCGGGTCATCCAACCGTTCTCAACAATACTGAAAGGAATATCGTGAATCTGAACGCGACCCTATTCGCGCAAATGATCGTTTTCTTCGTCTTATGGTGGGTTGTTGCACGCTTTGTGTGGCCGCCGCTAGTAAAGGCGTTAGATGAGCGTTCAAGCAAAATTGCTGACGGCTTAGCTGCTGCCGAGCGCGGTAAAGAAGCACTCGCATTAGCAAGCAATGAAGCAGAGCAAGAATTAACTAAAGCACGTCAAGAAGGTGTGCAGCGTGTTGCTGAAGCAGAAAAACGTGCGCAAATGTCCGCCGAAGAAATTCGCGTCAACGCACAAGCAGAAGCAGCCCGCATTATTTCTCAAGCCAAGCAAGATGCAGATCAACAAGTTACTCGCGCACGTGAAGTGTTGCGCGCTGAGGTTGCAGTGTTGGCTGTTAAAGGTGCAGAGCAAATTTTGCGTCGTGAAGTTGATGCAAAAGCCCATGGCGCATTGCTTGATCAACTAAAGGCAGAACTTTGATATGGCTGAATTAGCCACAATTGCACGCCCTTATGCTGAAGCGCTTTTCCAAAGCGCTAAGCCTGCTGAGCTTGCCACTTGTTTAGAGCAGTTAAATGAATTGGCGCAGCTTGCTGCATTGCCAGAAGTTGCTGCTTTATCAAATAATCCTAAAGTATCCGCAGATGATTTAAGCAAATTGCTTTCCGGCATGGTGAAGACAAAGCTGGACGGCAAGGTTGCGAGCTTTTTAAATCTTGTAAATCAAAACCATCGCTTATCTGCCATTCCTGAAATTGCTCAGCAATTTGAAGCAATGAAGAATCAGAGCGAAGGTGCAGCAGAAGTAATGATTACTAGCGCATTCCCATTAGAGGGCCCTGCGCTAAAAGATTTGTTGTCAAGTTTGAAGAAGCGCTTTGGGGGTAAAGAATTGCGCCCAACTATTCAGGTTGATCCATCTTTGATTGGCGGAGTACGCATTCAGGTTGGTGATGAGGTAATGGATAGTTCTGTTAAGGCACAGTTGGCTCAAATGCAAGCAAGTCTTGGCGCATAAGTTATCCCTATTAAGAACATACGAAATAAGACCCAGGAGTAAGTAATGCAACTCAACCCTTCCGAGATCAGCGAACTGATCAAAAGCCGAATTAGCGAAATGGGTGTTGATTCCCAACTTCGCAACGAAGGCACTGTAATTTCAGT
Proteins encoded in this window:
- a CDS encoding ParB/RepB/Spo0J family partition protein, whose amino-acid sequence is MVAIKKKGLGRGLEALLGDKAQKETTAEINRLPLTALQAGKYQPRQKMEAVALQELAESIREQGVMQPLLVRLVAPGKYEIIAGERRFRAATLAGLKEVPVLVSGANDQAAAAMALVENMQREDLNPLEESQGLARLIEEFGFTHEQAAKAVGKSRSAVTNLLRLNQLAKPVQAMLLAGDIDMGHARALLPLPGASQVALAQRIAAQGLSVREAERMSTALALAGGQIGDKKAKTKAEGGKPTHDPDMRRLTQEIADLIGLNAEFKFKGKGGELRIRFSQFDELDSLLKKLGVEA
- a CDS encoding ATP synthase subunit I, whose product is MIPQKNRFSEVNDWDEPEEEIYRVLSKEEMAALQASNAVKHPPLSPWRILAAQVLVTVLSMAIWSFFGEPIGVSLYTQSAFLGGLISVLPSALFLVRLELAKKTQILNPGNYLAALVSGEFIKIVVTLMLFLGVAYLIPGVLWVPLLVTYVLALKCVWLAWLWR
- the atpB gene encoding F0F1 ATP synthase subunit A; this encodes MSSEVNQAHAAAEQMTPTAYISEHLQNLNNTGGPQTSIIDFSIINLDTIFWASAMGLLAVFILLIAARRATPGVPGRFQCFVEMIVEMAETQSKSIVHGDRSYIAPLALFVFFWIILLNTLDLVPVDWVLGVNHFIESFGVHVPHHKVVPTTDLNATMGMSMSVLLLVFFYSFKVKGFGGFLHELISAPFGAKWYLAPFNLALNIIEYLAKGVSLGMRLFGNMYAGELVFLLIALLGSVWTFSLDLSLFGLVGHVIAGSAWAIFHILVILLQAFIFMMLTLVYIGQAHSHH
- the atpE gene encoding F0F1 ATP synthase subunit C, translating into MQQFLANIQGFTAIAIGIIIGLGAIGACLGIALMGGKYIEACARQPELMEPLQTKMFLLAGLIDAAFLIGVGVAMLFAFANPLLAVIK
- a CDS encoding F0F1 ATP synthase subunit B — its product is MNLNATLFAQMIVFFVLWWVVARFVWPPLVKALDERSSKIADGLAAAERGKEALALASNEAEQELTKARQEGVQRVAEAEKRAQMSAEEIRVNAQAEAARIISQAKQDADQQVTRAREVLRAEVAVLAVKGAEQILRREVDAKAHGALLDQLKAEL
- a CDS encoding F0F1 ATP synthase subunit delta → MAELATIARPYAEALFQSAKPAELATCLEQLNELAQLAALPEVAALSNNPKVSADDLSKLLSGMVKTKLDGKVASFLNLVNQNHRLSAIPEIAQQFEAMKNQSEGAAEVMITSAFPLEGPALKDLLSSLKKRFGGKELRPTIQVDPSLIGGVRIQVGDEVMDSSVKAQLAQMQASLGA